A genome region from Euphorbia lathyris chromosome 4, ddEupLath1.1, whole genome shotgun sequence includes the following:
- the LOC136225582 gene encoding trihelix transcription factor GT-2, with protein sequence MELLNGDRRNPNVTDFPHHISPFPATDSLLVPSPVAVVHSSDIDRQNLPPQKLRPIRASGRSPSSSHTNDLPPASGLDGTLEKFGLLVDQVCAMSGGDSEYFASPGKVETGGFHGFGDNGLQCLVADCSTRIGSGTGGQHGYPNCVEGLFEDESSSSSGDDSSDIKGNANRKRKRKTRKKLEDFLQGLVMKVMDKQEQMHKQLIETMERRERERIIREEAWRQQERERMKREKELRAQENARSLALISFIENMMGHKVETPQSLMSMIPLVENDEENNDSNISIQKDFNSDPNNKRWPEAEVQALIMLRAAMEQKFRSMGGKCTNIWDEISTEMSNMGYTRTARKCKEKWENMNKYFRRSCGSGGKKRYENSKTCSYFQELQILYKNGFVNPGNAFDHADIENETKDSNS encoded by the exons ATGGAACTACTTAACGGCGACCGGCGAAACCCTAACGTCACCGATTTCCCTCATCACATATCGCCTTTCCCGGCTACCGACAGCCTTTTAGTCCCTAGTCCAGTTGCTGTGGTTCACTCTTCAGATATAGACCGTCAAAACTTGCCTCCGCAGAAGCTTCGTCCGATTCGAGCGAGCGGCAGGTCCCCCTCTAGTTCCCATACAAACGATCTTCCGCCGGCGAGTGGTCTCGATGGAACGCTGGAGAAGTTTGGACTCTTAGTAGACCAGGTTTGCGCGATGAGTGGCGGCGATAGCGAGTATTTCGCGTCGCCAGGGAAAGTGGAGACGGGTGGCTTtcatggttttggagataatgGGCTTCAGTGTTTGGTGGCGGATTGTTCCACGAGAATCGGGTCGGGTACGGGTGGACAGCATGGGTACCCGAATTGCGTAGAAGGTTTATTCGAAGATGAATCAAG TTCATCTTCAGGCGATGATTCGTCTGACATCAAGGGAAATGCGAATcggaagagaaagagaaaaacaaggaaaaaactTGAGGACTTCTTGCAAGGTTTGGTGATGAAAGTGATGGATAAGCAAGAGCAGATGCACAAGCAGTTGATAGAAACAATGGAGAGGAGAGAGCGGGAGAGAATAATTCGAGAAGAAGCTTGGAGACAGCAAGAAAGAGAAAGGATGAAAAGAGAAAAGGAGTTAAGGGCACAAGAAAACGCTCGAAGTCTAGCCCTCATTTCCTTCATCGAGAACATGATGGGCCATAAAGTCGAGACTCCTCAATCATTGATGTCGATGATTCCTCTAGTAGAGAACGATGAAGAAAACAACGACAGCAATATTTCCATTCAAAAGGATTTCAACAGTGACCCGAACAACAAAAGATGGCCAGAAGCTGAAGTACAAGCTCTTATAATGCTACGAGCTGCAATGGAGCAAAAGTTTCGATCTATGGGCGGAAAATGCACTAACATATGGGATGAGATATCAACTGAAATGTCAAATATGGGCTATACTCGTACTGCAAGGAAGTGTAAAGAGAAATGGGAGAACATGAACAAGTACTTCAGAAGATCGTGCGGAAGTGGCGGGAAAAAGCGGTATGAAAATAGTAAGACTTGCTCATACTTTCAAGAATTGCAAATCTTATACAAAAATGGATTTGTTAATCCAGGAAACGCCTTTGACCATGCAGACATAGAAAATGAGACAAAAGATAGTAATAGTTAA